From a single Collimonas pratensis genomic region:
- a CDS encoding peptidylprolyl isomerase produces the protein MAVILTTNHGKIKIELDAEKAPKSVENFLAYVNAGHYDGTIFHRVIPGFMVQGGGFEPGMKQKPTNDPVENEAKNGLKNEPYTLAMARTSAPHSASAQFFINVKNNSFLDYPGQDGWGYCVFGKVVEGKDIVDAIEKVKTTRSGMFADVPETDVIIEKAEVVA, from the coding sequence ATGGCTGTCATCCTCACCACCAACCACGGCAAGATCAAGATCGAACTGGACGCTGAAAAAGCACCGAAGAGCGTCGAAAACTTCCTCGCCTATGTCAACGCCGGCCATTACGACGGTACGATTTTCCACCGCGTGATCCCTGGCTTCATGGTGCAAGGCGGCGGTTTCGAGCCAGGCATGAAGCAAAAGCCGACCAACGATCCAGTCGAAAACGAAGCCAAGAACGGCCTCAAGAACGAGCCTTACACCCTGGCCATGGCGCGTACTTCGGCACCGCATTCGGCATCGGCGCAGTTCTTCATCAACGTCAAGAACAACAGCTTCCTCGACTATCCGGGCCAGGACGGCTGGGGCTATTGCGTGTTCGGCAAAGTGGTTGAAGGCAAGGACATCGTCGACGCCATCGAAAAGGTCAAGACCACCCGCAGCGGCATGTTTGCCGACGTGCCGGAAACCGACGTCATCATCGAAAAAGCCGAAGTCGTCGCTTAA
- the rlmB gene encoding 23S rRNA (guanosine(2251)-2'-O)-methyltransferase RlmB encodes MKSKMIFGFHAVTARLRHEASSVEEIYVDASRVDRRMQDLLQAAKAVGVRVIPVDDQRLSNIVGTRRHQGVVAKAGELSLARNLDELLDAIVGPPLLLILDGITDPHNLGACLRVADGAGAHAVIAPKDRAVGLNATAAKVASGAAETVPYITVTNLARTLRELKEREIWLIGTDEDGEKGLYEADFSTPAAIVMGSEGEGMRRLTRETCDVLVNVPMFGAVESLNVSVASGVCLYEARRQRMVKGC; translated from the coding sequence ATGAAAAGTAAAATGATTTTCGGCTTTCACGCCGTCACCGCGCGTTTGCGTCATGAAGCGTCGTCGGTGGAAGAGATTTACGTGGATGCCAGCCGCGTCGACCGCCGCATGCAGGATCTGCTGCAGGCAGCGAAAGCCGTGGGCGTGCGCGTCATTCCGGTGGATGACCAGCGCTTGTCGAACATTGTCGGCACCCGTCGCCACCAGGGCGTAGTGGCCAAGGCTGGCGAGCTGTCGCTGGCCCGTAACCTGGATGAATTGCTGGACGCGATCGTCGGTCCGCCGCTGCTGCTGATCCTGGACGGCATCACTGATCCGCACAATCTTGGCGCCTGCCTGCGGGTTGCCGACGGCGCCGGCGCGCATGCCGTGATCGCTCCCAAAGACCGCGCGGTCGGTTTGAATGCGACTGCCGCCAAGGTTGCCAGCGGCGCCGCGGAAACCGTCCCTTACATTACCGTGACCAACCTGGCGCGCACTTTGCGCGAGCTGAAAGAGCGCGAAATCTGGCTGATCGGTACCGATGAAGATGGCGAAAAGGGTTTGTATGAAGCTGACTTTTCCACTCCCGCAGCGATTGTCATGGGTTCCGAGGGAGAAGGCATGCGCCGCTTGACGCGCGAAACCTGCGACGTGCTGGTCAATGTGCCGATGTTCGGGGCGGTCGAAAGCCTGAACGTGTCGGTTGCTTCCGGCGTTTGCCTGTACGAAGCGCGCCGCCAGCGCATGGTCAAGGGTTGTTGA
- a CDS encoding peptidylprolyl isomerase produces the protein MTASLGLSRRTFTLALASALTAVTFAASPSFAATAKTAAAVDKPHVLLKTNMGDIVIELNPEKAPKTVKNFLGYVNSGHYNGTIFHRVINSFMIQGGGMTKDMIEKPAPNKVENEAKNGLKNVPYSVAMARTADPQSAGAQFFINVNNNEFLNYPGRDGWGYAVFGQVIKGMNVVDKIKQVKTAYQDVPTTPVIIESATVTK, from the coding sequence ATGACCGCATCTCTTGGCTTGTCCCGTCGCACGTTCACTTTGGCGCTGGCATCGGCGCTTACCGCCGTCACTTTTGCCGCCAGCCCGTCGTTTGCCGCCACGGCTAAGACTGCTGCGGCTGTCGACAAGCCACATGTCCTGTTGAAAACCAACATGGGCGATATCGTCATCGAACTGAATCCGGAAAAAGCGCCGAAGACAGTCAAGAACTTTCTGGGCTACGTTAACAGCGGCCATTATAACGGTACGATTTTCCACCGCGTGATCAACAGCTTCATGATCCAGGGCGGCGGCATGACCAAGGACATGATCGAGAAGCCAGCGCCTAACAAGGTCGAGAACGAAGCCAAGAACGGCCTCAAGAATGTCCCTTACAGCGTCGCCATGGCGCGCACCGCCGATCCGCAGTCGGCCGGCGCGCAGTTCTTCATCAACGTCAACAACAATGAATTCCTCAACTACCCTGGCCGCGACGGCTGGGGCTACGCGGTATTCGGCCAGGTCATCAAAGGCATGAACGTGGTTGACAAGATCAAGCAAGTGAAGACTGCTTACCAAGACGTGCCAACCACGCCGGTGATCATCGAATCCGCTACCGTGACCAAATAA
- the cysE gene encoding serine O-acetyltransferase, which translates to MFSNIREDIANIMARDPAARTQWEVLTCYPGLHAIILHRWAHHCWHNGFKWPGRFISHIARIFTGIEIHPGATIGRRVFIDHGFGVVIGETAEVGDDCTIYQGVTLGGTSLNKGAKRHPTLARGAIIGAGAKVLGGFTVGEGAKVGSNAVVVKEVPPGATAVGNPARIVLKESGSGKDEAAARMFAAYGVTPNGDDPLSKALHGLIDNAAAQEHQIDRIIALLKKSGMACESLPELEKFDPDQLNKLVE; encoded by the coding sequence ATGTTCAGCAACATTCGTGAAGACATTGCCAACATCATGGCACGCGATCCCGCCGCCCGCACCCAATGGGAAGTGCTGACTTGCTATCCCGGACTGCATGCCATCATCCTGCATCGCTGGGCGCATCATTGCTGGCATAACGGCTTCAAATGGCCGGGACGCTTCATTTCGCATATCGCGCGCATTTTCACGGGGATTGAAATCCATCCAGGCGCCACCATCGGCCGCCGCGTCTTCATTGACCATGGTTTCGGCGTGGTGATCGGCGAAACCGCGGAAGTCGGCGACGACTGCACTATCTACCAGGGCGTCACGCTGGGTGGGACTTCTCTGAACAAGGGCGCCAAGCGCCATCCGACCCTGGCGCGCGGCGCCATCATCGGCGCCGGCGCCAAGGTGCTGGGCGGCTTCACCGTCGGCGAGGGCGCCAAGGTCGGCTCCAACGCGGTGGTGGTCAAGGAAGTGCCGCCGGGCGCGACCGCGGTCGGCAACCCGGCCCGCATTGTGCTCAAGGAAAGCGGCAGCGGCAAGGATGAAGCCGCGGCGCGCATGTTTGCCGCCTATGGCGTCACCCCGAACGGCGACGATCCCTTGTCGAAAGCGCTGCATGGCTTGATCGATAACGCCGCGGCGCAGGAACACCAGATCGACCGCATCATCGCGCTGCTGAAGAAGTCGGGCATGGCTTGCGAGAGCCTGCCGGAACTGGAAAAATTTGATCCGGACCAGCTCAACAAACTGGTTGAGTAA
- the rnr gene encoding ribonuclease R: MSQYSYTIPSREEILGLLRTSSEPQNAAALAAALSVKPDEMEGLTRRLNAMERDGQIKPDRGGIYKLTNSPGFIEGRVSSHRDGFGFLIPDEGGDDVFLPEKEMQKVLHGDRVQARIVGTDRRGRPEGTIVEVVSRANTHVIGRLLNENGVWVIAPEDKRIGQDIILAGSPGKAKAGQVVSVQLTEQPSRFTQPVGKIVEILGDIDDPGMEIEIAVRKYGVPHEFSEAAKKLAAKLPGEVRAADLADRVDLRDVPLVTIDGEDARDFDDAVYCEPVKIGRANGYRLIVAIADVSHYVKPNDALDVDALERSTSVYFPRRVIPMLPEKLSNGLCSLNPDVDRLTLVCDAVISAKGEIKAYQFYPAVIHSAARLTYTEVAAILGNTKGPEAAKRPGLVPHLLHLYEVFHALLQARQARGAIDFETTETYIVCNAAGKIEKILPRTRNDAHKVIEECMLAANVCAADLMERHKHPGLFRIHAHPTKEKLTILRTFLKQVGLNLAGGDTPSASDYAELMPKIKARPDAILLQTMMLRSMQQAVYSPENIGHFGLSYESYAHFTSPIRRYPDLLTHRTIKAILQGKRYDPKGLDTSALNTMLSPAGRKKQAEDKAAGKKKNEGSLAIWEALGVHCSANERRADEASRDVEAWLKCYFIRDKLGEEFTGVISGVATFGIFVQLDALYIEGLVHVTELGADYFQYDEARHELRGERTGIRYQLTDRVTVQVSRVDLDARKIDLRLVNEPGIKTVLKNEARRADNEQGRGAKPKAGGKAAPQKTARVTTAAKTTPAGKAKKGKAAAPAENARAPKGFTKSSKRKR; encoded by the coding sequence TTGAGCCAATATTCCTACACAATCCCCAGCCGGGAGGAAATTCTCGGCCTTCTGCGGACTTCTTCCGAACCGCAAAACGCCGCCGCTCTGGCTGCTGCACTAAGTGTCAAACCCGATGAAATGGAAGGTTTGACGCGCCGCCTGAATGCCATGGAGCGCGACGGACAGATCAAGCCCGACCGCGGCGGCATCTACAAACTGACCAATTCCCCCGGTTTTATCGAAGGCCGCGTCAGCAGCCATCGCGACGGTTTCGGTTTTCTGATCCCCGACGAGGGTGGTGACGACGTTTTCCTGCCTGAGAAGGAAATGCAGAAAGTACTGCATGGCGACCGCGTCCAGGCGCGCATCGTCGGCACCGACCGCCGCGGCCGTCCGGAAGGGACTATCGTCGAAGTCGTCTCGCGCGCCAATACCCACGTGATCGGCCGTTTGCTGAATGAAAACGGGGTGTGGGTGATCGCGCCTGAAGACAAGCGCATCGGCCAGGACATCATCCTGGCAGGTTCGCCGGGCAAGGCCAAGGCCGGCCAGGTGGTGAGCGTGCAATTGACGGAGCAGCCGTCACGGTTCACCCAGCCGGTCGGCAAGATTGTCGAAATCCTCGGCGATATCGACGATCCAGGCATGGAAATCGAAATCGCGGTGCGCAAGTATGGCGTGCCGCATGAATTTTCCGAAGCCGCGAAGAAGCTGGCTGCGAAGCTGCCGGGCGAAGTACGCGCCGCTGACCTCGCCGACCGCGTCGATTTGCGCGACGTGCCGCTGGTCACCATCGACGGCGAAGATGCGCGCGACTTCGACGATGCCGTGTATTGCGAGCCGGTCAAGATCGGCCGCGCCAACGGTTATCGCCTGATCGTGGCGATCGCCGACGTCAGCCATTACGTCAAGCCGAACGATGCCCTGGATGTCGATGCGCTGGAGCGCAGCACCTCGGTGTATTTCCCGCGCCGCGTGATCCCGATGCTGCCGGAGAAGTTGTCCAACGGCTTGTGTTCGCTGAATCCCGACGTCGACCGCCTGACCCTAGTGTGCGACGCCGTGATCAGCGCCAAGGGTGAAATCAAGGCTTACCAGTTCTACCCGGCAGTGATCCATTCCGCCGCCCGCCTGACCTATACCGAAGTAGCAGCGATCCTGGGCAACACCAAGGGACCTGAAGCCGCCAAGCGTCCAGGCCTGGTGCCGCATCTGCTGCACCTGTACGAAGTGTTCCATGCGCTGCTGCAGGCGCGCCAGGCACGCGGCGCCATCGATTTCGAGACCACCGAGACCTACATCGTCTGCAATGCCGCCGGCAAGATCGAAAAAATCCTGCCGCGCACCCGCAATGATGCGCACAAGGTGATCGAAGAATGCATGTTGGCGGCCAACGTCTGTGCCGCCGACCTGATGGAGCGTCACAAGCATCCGGGCCTGTTCCGTATCCATGCGCATCCGACCAAGGAAAAGCTGACCATCCTGCGCACCTTCCTCAAGCAGGTCGGTTTGAACCTGGCCGGCGGCGATACGCCATCGGCTTCGGATTACGCCGAGCTGATGCCGAAGATCAAGGCGCGGCCAGATGCGATCCTGCTGCAGACCATGATGCTGCGCTCCATGCAGCAAGCGGTCTACAGCCCGGAAAACATCGGCCATTTCGGCTTGTCGTATGAATCGTATGCGCATTTCACCAGCCCGATCCGGCGTTATCCCGACCTGCTCACGCACCGTACCATCAAGGCCATCCTGCAAGGCAAGCGCTACGATCCGAAGGGACTCGACACCAGCGCGTTGAACACCATGCTGTCGCCGGCCGGCCGCAAGAAACAGGCGGAAGACAAGGCGGCAGGCAAGAAGAAAAACGAAGGCAGCCTGGCGATCTGGGAAGCCCTCGGCGTGCACTGTTCGGCCAATGAACGGCGCGCCGACGAGGCTTCGCGCGATGTCGAAGCCTGGCTCAAATGCTATTTCATCCGCGACAAGCTGGGTGAAGAGTTCACCGGCGTGATTTCCGGCGTGGCGACCTTCGGCATCTTTGTCCAGCTGGATGCGTTGTATATCGAAGGCCTGGTGCATGTCACCGAACTCGGCGCTGATTATTTCCAGTACGACGAAGCGCGTCACGAGTTGCGCGGTGAGCGTACCGGCATCCGCTACCAGCTGACCGATCGCGTCACGGTGCAAGTCAGCCGGGTTGACCTGGACGCGCGCAAGATCGACCTGCGCCTGGTCAATGAACCGGGCATCAAGACGGTACTGAAGAACGAAGCGCGTCGCGCCGACAATGAGCAAGGCCGCGGCGCCAAGCCCAAGGCTGGCGGCAAGGCTGCGCCGCAGAAAACCGCGCGGGTGACGACAGCGGCCAAGACCACGCCTGCAGGCAAGGCAAAGAAAGGCAAGGCGGCCGCTCCTGCAGAGAACGCACGGGCGCCGAAGGGCTTTACGAAATCCAGCAAGCGCAAGCGGTAG
- a CDS encoding YceH family protein, with amino-acid sequence MNQDVNEIAGGEQPSADTGRADDFLDPFEIRVLAVLAEKEALTPDNYPLSLNTLTNGCNQLSSRDPVMSISESSVLDILQRLMQRKLVVEVRQAGARVSKYEHRMRVKWVLEQDKLAVLTTLMLRGIQTAGELRSRSGRLHEFASVGEVETALQFLVDKYPPLVARLAKAPGTKESRYAQLLAGEEVLEQQAIADAMAGSASVLKGSSQDRITQLEEEVSGLRRQMDDLTAQFAEFKRQFD; translated from the coding sequence ATGAATCAAGACGTCAACGAAATTGCCGGCGGCGAGCAGCCGTCAGCCGATACCGGCCGCGCAGACGATTTTCTCGATCCGTTTGAAATCCGTGTACTCGCCGTGCTGGCCGAGAAAGAAGCGCTGACGCCGGATAATTATCCCTTGTCGCTGAACACGCTGACCAACGGCTGCAACCAGTTGTCCAGCCGTGATCCGGTGATGTCGATCAGCGAGTCCAGCGTGCTGGATATCCTGCAGCGCCTGATGCAGCGCAAGCTGGTGGTGGAGGTCAGGCAGGCCGGCGCCAGGGTCTCCAAGTACGAACATCGGATGCGCGTCAAGTGGGTGCTGGAGCAGGATAAGCTGGCGGTATTGACGACGCTGATGCTGCGCGGGATCCAGACGGCCGGCGAGTTGCGCAGCCGTAGCGGCAGGCTGCATGAGTTCGCCAGCGTCGGTGAGGTGGAAACGGCGCTGCAATTCCTGGTCGACAAATATCCGCCGCTGGTGGCGCGCCTGGCAAAAGCGCCGGGCACCAAGGAATCGCGTTATGCCCAGCTGTTGGCTGGCGAGGAAGTGCTGGAACAGCAGGCGATCGCGGATGCCATGGCGGGCAGTGCGTCCGTGCTCAAGGGCAGCAGCCAGGACCGTATCACGCAGCTTGAGGAAGAGGTATCAGGCTTGCGGCGGCAGATGGATGATCTGACGGCGCAGTTTGCGGAGTTCAAGCGGCAATTCGACTGA
- the cysS gene encoding cysteine--tRNA ligase, producing the protein MSDLKIYNTLAREKQPFSPIEAGKVRMYVCGMTVYDYCHLGHGRVMVVFDMVQRWLRQSGFDVTYVRNITDIDDKIIKRAVENGETISQLTGRFIQAMDEDAAALGVQKPDHEPRATAFVPQMLALIEKLEHKGLAYQGSDGDVNYSVRDFNGYGKLSGKSLDDLRAGERVDVNVGKRDPLDFVLWKAAKASEPEEVKWSSRWGQGRPGWHIECSAMAEQLLGEQFDIHGGGQDLQFPHHENEIAQSEGAHGHQFVNYWMHNGFVRIDNEKMSKSLGNFFTIRDVLKKYDAEVVRFFILRAHYRSPLNYADANLDDAKQSLTRLYTALKEVAADDLPLDWDEAHAQRLTAAMNDDFNTPMAISGLFDLANEVNKNKSAAAARQLKALAGTLGLLQRTPEDFLKGRALAGSEVDGNGIAQAALSEQDILLKIQARQAAKIARDFSAADQIRKDLLADGILLEDKPGGLTEWRRA; encoded by the coding sequence ATGAGCGACCTGAAAATATATAACACGCTGGCGCGTGAGAAGCAGCCGTTTTCTCCGATCGAAGCGGGCAAAGTCCGCATGTATGTGTGCGGCATGACAGTGTACGACTATTGCCATCTTGGCCACGGCCGCGTGATGGTGGTGTTCGATATGGTGCAGCGGTGGTTGCGGCAGTCTGGCTTTGATGTGACTTACGTCCGTAATATCACGGATATCGACGACAAGATCATCAAGCGCGCAGTGGAGAACGGCGAGACCATCTCGCAGCTGACCGGCCGTTTCATCCAGGCCATGGATGAAGACGCGGCGGCGCTGGGCGTGCAAAAGCCGGATCACGAGCCGCGCGCGACAGCCTTCGTGCCGCAGATGCTGGCGCTGATCGAAAAGCTGGAGCACAAGGGCCTGGCCTACCAGGGCAGCGATGGCGACGTCAATTATTCGGTGCGCGATTTCAACGGCTACGGCAAGCTGTCAGGCAAATCGCTGGATGACTTGCGCGCCGGCGAACGGGTTGACGTTAACGTCGGCAAGCGCGATCCGCTCGATTTCGTCTTGTGGAAGGCGGCCAAGGCCAGCGAGCCGGAAGAAGTCAAGTGGAGCTCGCGCTGGGGCCAGGGGCGGCCCGGCTGGCACATCGAATGCTCGGCGATGGCGGAGCAATTGCTGGGCGAGCAGTTCGACATCCATGGCGGCGGCCAGGACCTGCAGTTCCCGCATCACGAGAATGAAATTGCACAGTCGGAAGGCGCGCATGGTCACCAGTTCGTCAATTACTGGATGCATAACGGCTTTGTCCGTATCGATAATGAAAAGATGTCCAAGTCGTTAGGAAATTTTTTCACTATCCGCGATGTTCTGAAAAAATACGATGCCGAAGTGGTGCGCTTTTTCATTCTGCGCGCGCATTACCGCAGTCCGCTGAATTATGCCGACGCCAACCTTGACGACGCCAAGCAAAGCCTGACGCGTCTCTACACCGCCCTGAAAGAAGTGGCGGCGGATGATTTGCCGCTGGACTGGGACGAGGCGCATGCGCAACGCCTGACGGCCGCCATGAATGACGACTTCAACACGCCGATGGCGATTTCCGGCTTGTTCGACCTGGCCAACGAAGTCAACAAAAATAAATCCGCCGCCGCCGCCCGTCAGTTGAAAGCACTGGCCGGCACGCTCGGCTTGTTGCAGCGCACGCCGGAAGATTTTTTGAAGGGCCGCGCACTCGCGGGCAGCGAAGTTGATGGAAATGGCATTGCACAAGCAGCGTTGTCGGAGCAAGATATCCTACTCAAAATTCAAGCTCGTCAAGCAGCAAAAATAGCCAGGGATTTTTCCGCGGCAGACCAGATCCGCAAGGATCTGCTGGCCGATGGCATTTTGCTGGAAGATAAGCCCGGCGGTCTAACCGAATGGCGAAGGGCGTAA
- a CDS encoding UDP-2,3-diacylglucosamine diphosphatase — translation MSATDSHQPAATVALFISDLHLQAAHPRTTQAFLDFLQTRAMQVQQLYLLGDLFEYWAGDDDLETPYNSEIAAAIRQVSAAGVQVFWIAGNRDFLVGDDFAQAAGLTMLPDPSVISVAGRRLAIAHGDAQCTDDLAYMQFRAQVRQPQWQAQFLALPLAQRKAIIAGVRKESQEEQRHKTMEIMDVNAEAVNALFDATATSTLIHGHTHRPACHQTPHDNGVRTRYVLPDWEYDIKAQRGGWIALDVAGVIRRFGHDGQEILDDPT, via the coding sequence ATGTCAGCCACAGACTCGCACCAGCCAGCCGCTACCGTTGCGCTGTTTATTTCCGACCTGCATTTGCAGGCGGCGCATCCGCGCACCACGCAAGCGTTCCTGGATTTCCTGCAAACCAGGGCCATGCAGGTGCAGCAACTGTATCTGCTGGGCGACCTGTTCGAGTACTGGGCTGGCGACGACGACCTGGAAACGCCGTACAACAGTGAAATCGCCGCCGCCATCCGGCAAGTCAGCGCCGCCGGCGTCCAGGTCTTCTGGATCGCCGGCAACCGCGACTTCCTGGTCGGCGACGACTTTGCCCAAGCAGCCGGCCTGACCATGCTGCCCGATCCGTCAGTGATCAGCGTGGCTGGCCGGCGCCTGGCAATTGCCCATGGCGACGCCCAGTGCACCGACGACCTCGCCTACATGCAGTTCCGGGCCCAGGTAAGGCAGCCGCAATGGCAGGCGCAATTCCTGGCGCTGCCGCTGGCGCAACGCAAGGCAATCATCGCCGGTGTACGCAAGGAAAGCCAGGAAGAACAACGTCACAAAACCATGGAAATCATGGACGTCAATGCCGAGGCGGTGAATGCACTGTTTGACGCGACCGCCACCAGCACGCTGATCCACGGCCATACGCACCGGCCGGCATGCCACCAGACGCCGCACGACAACGGCGTCCGAACACGTTATGTACTACCCGATTGGGAATACGACATCAAGGCGCAGCGCGGCGGTTGGATCGCCCTTGATGTCGCCGGCGTAATCCGCCGCTTCGGCCATGACGGCCAGGAAATTTTGGACGATCCGACCTAG
- a CDS encoding lytic polysaccharide monooxygenase translates to MKQLSSGLAVMLAMAAPLLAQAHGYIDAPKSRAFMCKTQENAACGAIQYEPQSVEGPKGFPAAGPADGVIAAAGLAQFSELNAQTPTRWKKVALKAGVNDFSWYFTAGHMTQDWRYYITKQGWNPNQKLSREAFDLQPFCIVKGGFAPSSNSHATHRCTIPADRGGYHVILSTWNIADTGNAFYQVIDAQIQAGTTVNPQKVMINPFQ, encoded by the coding sequence ATGAAACAATTATCGTCTGGTCTGGCCGTCATGCTGGCCATGGCGGCGCCGCTGCTGGCGCAGGCCCACGGTTATATAGATGCGCCCAAATCTCGCGCTTTCATGTGCAAGACGCAGGAGAACGCAGCTTGCGGTGCGATTCAGTATGAGCCGCAGAGCGTTGAGGGACCGAAAGGCTTTCCGGCGGCCGGCCCGGCCGATGGCGTCATCGCCGCCGCTGGCCTGGCGCAGTTTTCCGAATTGAATGCGCAAACGCCGACGCGCTGGAAGAAAGTGGCTTTGAAAGCCGGCGTCAACGATTTCAGCTGGTACTTCACAGCGGGACACATGACGCAGGACTGGCGCTATTACATCACCAAACAGGGCTGGAATCCGAACCAGAAGCTGAGCAGGGAGGCGTTCGATCTGCAGCCGTTCTGTATCGTCAAGGGTGGTTTCGCGCCGTCCAGCAACAGCCATGCCACGCATCGCTGCACCATCCCGGCCGACCGCGGCGGTTATCACGTCATCCTGAGTACCTGGAATATCGCCGATACCGGCAATGCCTTCTATCAGGTCATCGATGCCCAGATCCAGGCTGGAACCACGGTAAATCCGCAGAAAGTGATGATCAATCCGTTCCAGTGA